In Pseudoalteromonas piratica, the genomic stretch CGTGCGCAATTCGTGACAAATATCCGAAAGCATTTGGTTTTTGTGATCAATGGCGGCTTCTTTTAGTCGCGTTTGCGCTTGCGCCATCTGTTTTTTCTTAATTTGCGAATATATTAAGAGGCTAAGCAATAAGAATACAATCAACGAAACTGTAATACCGAAGTATTGACGATATTGCATTACTTCGAGGTCACTTTGCTGTTTTTGATTTTCCAGTTCTAACTCTTTTACATTTAATTGTTCTGAGAATTTTGCAAGCTCTGAATCCATTTGATCACGATATGCTTGCATTTTTTGCTCGTACTCTGCTTTATTTGCATCTGCATGCGCAACTTTGTGCTGATAGGCACGAGCATAATTTCCCAGTTCAAAATGTGCTTTAGACAAAATATCATGACGAATACGATTATAAACCACCGAAATATTTTTCTCTGGAATTGCATCGAGCGTATCGATTGCCATTTGGTACTGCTTTGCCCTCAAATATATGCGTGAAAGTGATAAGAGTATTGGATTCACATTCATTGCATTGCCGCTTTCAAGCACTATCTTTGCCGATTGGTTTGCAACAGCGATGGCCCGCTCAGTTTGATTTGCCGCTTCATAAATTTTAGCTTTTTTGAGAAACGCGGTTGCTAACATTTGTTTATTTTGACTGCGTTCTGCAATCGCAATGGACTTATCAATGTAAACGAGTGATAAAGGTGTTTTTCCAACCTGAGAATAAAGGCTTGCAACTTTATCCGCAGAGTAAAATTGATTTTTTAGATCGCCCAGCTTTTCATCTAATTTCAAGACTCTTAGAGCAAATTCCAGTGCTTGGTCTAGATCGCCTAATCGTTCATAAGTTGCAGCAATATTAAATAGGCAACTGGCAAGTAAATCATCATCTGGGTTTTTTTCAATGATTTCTAACGCATCTTTATAATTTTTAAGGGCTGGATTGAATTGGTTTGTTGATTCTAAAATAACGCCTAAGTTTACCAGTAGGCGAGCTTCTTGAAGTTCATTACCTGTTTCTTGTGCAAAAGTGAGCGCTGTGTTGTATGCCTCTTTCGCTTTGTCGAACGAGCCCAAATTACGAAAATAAATACCTTGCTTGGTATACACTTCACTAAGGCGTACACGCACTTGATATTGTTCGGCAAGTGCAATTACTTTGGCTTGTAAATCACTGGCTTGTTGGGTATCACCTTGGCGAAAGGCTTTATCAGCAAGGGCACTTTGCACAACAATTTTTAGTTCAGGGCTAGATTGCCAAAAATCATGTTGTTGAATAAGTCCCACTTGTTGCTCAAACTCGCTATATTGAGCCGTTTTTAGTTGCTTTGACAATATTGCTTCTGTAGCTGAAATAAATGCAGCAATGTCGTTTTGCTGTTGAGCTTGTGTTTGCAAAGTGACAAGTTGCTCGATGGCATTTTGATCGGTTTGTTCTACCTGTTCAATTTGTGCCAACAAGCTGGAGGCACTGGCTGTTGAGAGCCAAGCCAAGCATAAACAATAAAGGGCAATCGCTCTAACTAACTTCATGGTTATTTTGCCGGTTCAATATAGCGATAACCTACACCATATACTGATTCAATAGCTTCGTAATCCAGCCCAAGTAAAGATAACTTTTTTCGCACATTACGAATATGGCTATCGACCGTACGGTCACTGATTTCGCGATAAGAATCATATACTAGCTCAATGATTTGTTCGCGATTATAAATCCGGTTAGGGTGCGATATTAGTAAGTTTAATAAGCTGTACTCAACAAATGTGAGCTTTTGCTGTTGTTCACCGAAACTGATTTTTAGCTGTGCCTCATCAAGCTGCAAGCTTTGAGTACTTGTGGCAGAAACCGGGGTTTCAACTGCTGTAGGTGAGGGGTTTGTAGTCACCCTGCGCAATATTGCTTTAATTCTGAGTACCAGCTCTGGGCCAGAATAGGGCTTACAAACATAGTCATCTACACCAGTTTGTAAACCTATTAAACGGCTGATCTCGTCAGTTTTAGCGGTCACCATTATAATTGGCACATCACTAAATTGGCGAATTTGATTGGTGAGGGTCACGCCATCGACACCGGGTAACATCACATCCATTAAAATGAGATCTGGCATGTTGTTATTAACATAATCCATGACAGTATCACCGGTTTTAAGCCACTTTGTTTGATAGCCAGACGCCTCGATAAAACGAATTAAAATTTCGCCGAGATCTTCGTCATCCTCAATTAATAGAATTGTTTGTTTGAGCATAGGTGTTAAATATATCCGTTAGATTGGCAAATTATACGTGATCTTCGCTTAAAAGCAGAGATTCAATTGCAGCAATTTGGTTTTCAATAGTCGCATCAATCACGCCTACTTGGGTTTCTAGTAAACAGCCCCCAGCATCTACTCGCTGATCTGCAACAACGTCAACATAGCTTGTTTCAGGGAATTGTTTCAAAAGGATTGAAAGCTTTTCTTTTACAGAGTCGACTAAGTTTGGGTTTACACGTAACGTAACTTTGCGCTGATTGGTCACTGTACTTAATGCTTTTTTGGCCATTTCAAGGGTGAGCTCAGTA encodes the following:
- a CDS encoding tetratricopeptide repeat protein, whose translation is MKLVRAIALYCLCLAWLSTASASSLLAQIEQVEQTDQNAIEQLVTLQTQAQQQNDIAAFISATEAILSKQLKTAQYSEFEQQVGLIQQHDFWQSSPELKIVVQSALADKAFRQGDTQQASDLQAKVIALAEQYQVRVRLSEVYTKQGIYFRNLGSFDKAKEAYNTALTFAQETGNELQEARLLVNLGVILESTNQFNPALKNYKDALEIIEKNPDDDLLASCLFNIAATYERLGDLDQALEFALRVLKLDEKLGDLKNQFYSADKVASLYSQVGKTPLSLVYIDKSIAIAERSQNKQMLATAFLKKAKIYEAANQTERAIAVANQSAKIVLESGNAMNVNPILLSLSRIYLRAKQYQMAIDTLDAIPEKNISVVYNRIRHDILSKAHFELGNYARAYQHKVAHADANKAEYEQKMQAYRDQMDSELAKFSEQLNVKELELENQKQQSDLEVMQYRQYFGITVSLIVFLLLSLLIYSQIKKKQMAQAQTRLKEAAIDHKNQMLSDICHELRTPFSVLKLQIEALQYNLEPDTELAHNRLKAKIEQLSHLVTDIDQLSQADSMVLTLNTLKIKATNLLDSIVNDNRVLVKKVGLDLKLDIELDDEVEIDIDVTRIQQVFHNLFSNSIRYTNVPGFIRLKARNDQNSLFIQIDDTAPGVSLEDIELLFDRLYRVEKSRSRATGGLGLGLSICKSLVELHNGNIVAKQGKNGGLCMQVTLPLN
- a CDS encoding response regulator, which translates into the protein MLKQTILLIEDDEDLGEILIRFIEASGYQTKWLKTGDTVMDYVNNNMPDLILMDVMLPGVDGVTLTNQIRQFSDVPIIMVTAKTDEISRLIGLQTGVDDYVCKPYSGPELVLRIKAILRRVTTNPSPTAVETPVSATSTQSLQLDEAQLKISFGEQQQKLTFVEYSLLNLLISHPNRIYNREQIIELVYDSYREISDRTVDSHIRNVRKKLSLLGLDYEAIESVYGVGYRYIEPAK